From Caballeronia insecticola, a single genomic window includes:
- the flgK gene encoding flagellar hook-associated protein FlgK, producing the protein MSNNIFSIGLSGLNAAQWGLTTTGQNISNAATPGYTLEKVSYQESPGQFTGSGYLGGGVQAVTVTRQYSQYLTTQVNNTQASSSAASTYYSLISQLNNLVGDPTKGIAQGITNYFSGLQSVANSANSSAARQSLMSNAQTLADQINSAGEQYDQLRQSVNTQLTSAVTQINSYSQQIADLNKQINIATAGGQQPNQLLDQRDQLVTNLSSMIGVQVVQQDGNYNVFIGNGQPLVVGNTQYGLQTAPSPSDPSELTVAFQSRDGSTQTPATTQYLDNSALTGGVVGGLIDFRTQTLDPAQAQLGAIATSFASQLNGQNALGVDLNGVKGGDLFAAGAPNILANARNKGTGTPTASIVDGTQPPTNDFTVSFDGSQYTVTDPASGQKLGTIDPAVGNATINGLKIDVSGMTGVQKGDSFTIQPTRGALDAFQLTTSNGAAIAAASPAVTSAASANTGTASISSATISKGYSMTADISLTYDSAAGGFKSNVALNVGGTAYAAGTTIPYDASKGMTVVSNGVSATISGTPKNNDVFNVAQNKGGTSDGSNALAMANLVSAKSLNGGTDTLTSSYAGYVNTIGNQTNQLKATSSAQTALLSQATTAQQSVQGVNLNEEAANLIQYQQLYQANSKVIQTAATLFQSLLGMFN; encoded by the coding sequence ATGTCCAACAACATCTTCAGCATTGGTCTCTCCGGTCTGAATGCGGCCCAGTGGGGCCTGACGACGACGGGCCAGAACATCAGCAACGCCGCGACGCCGGGCTATACGCTCGAAAAGGTCTCGTATCAGGAGTCGCCCGGGCAGTTCACCGGCTCGGGCTATCTCGGCGGCGGCGTGCAGGCCGTCACCGTGACGCGTCAGTACAGCCAGTATCTGACGACGCAAGTGAACAACACGCAGGCGTCGAGCAGCGCGGCCAGCACGTATTACTCGCTCATCTCGCAACTGAACAACCTCGTCGGCGATCCGACCAAAGGCATCGCGCAGGGCATCACGAATTACTTCTCCGGCCTGCAGTCGGTGGCGAACTCGGCGAATAGCTCGGCCGCGCGTCAGTCGCTGATGAGCAACGCACAAACGCTCGCCGATCAGATCAATTCGGCCGGCGAGCAATACGATCAGTTGCGTCAGAGCGTCAACACGCAACTGACCAGCGCCGTCACGCAGATCAACAGCTATTCGCAGCAGATCGCCGATCTCAACAAGCAGATCAACATCGCGACCGCGGGCGGACAGCAACCGAACCAGTTGCTCGATCAGCGCGATCAACTCGTCACGAACCTGAGTTCGATGATCGGCGTGCAGGTCGTGCAGCAGGACGGCAACTACAACGTGTTCATCGGTAACGGGCAGCCGCTCGTCGTCGGCAATACGCAGTACGGCTTGCAGACCGCGCCGTCGCCGTCCGATCCGAGCGAACTCACGGTTGCGTTTCAAAGCCGCGATGGCTCGACGCAAACGCCCGCCACGACGCAATATCTCGACAACTCGGCGTTGACGGGCGGCGTCGTCGGCGGTCTGATCGACTTCCGCACGCAGACGCTCGATCCGGCGCAGGCGCAACTCGGCGCCATCGCGACCAGTTTCGCGAGCCAACTGAACGGCCAGAACGCGCTCGGCGTGGACCTCAACGGCGTGAAGGGCGGCGATCTCTTCGCGGCGGGCGCACCGAACATTCTCGCCAACGCGCGCAACAAGGGCACCGGCACGCCGACGGCATCGATCGTCGATGGCACGCAGCCGCCGACCAACGACTTCACCGTCAGTTTCGACGGCAGCCAGTACACGGTAACGGACCCGGCGAGCGGGCAGAAGCTCGGCACCATCGATCCGGCAGTCGGCAACGCGACCATCAACGGCTTGAAGATTGACGTGTCCGGCATGACCGGCGTGCAAAAGGGCGACTCCTTCACGATCCAGCCGACGCGCGGCGCTCTCGATGCCTTCCAGCTCACGACGAGCAACGGCGCGGCGATCGCGGCGGCGTCGCCTGCGGTGACGTCGGCGGCGAGCGCGAACACCGGCACGGCATCGATTTCGTCGGCGACGATCTCGAAGGGCTATTCGATGACCGCCGACATCAGCCTGACCTACGATTCGGCTGCGGGCGGCTTCAAGTCGAACGTCGCGCTCAATGTCGGCGGCACCGCTTACGCGGCCGGCACGACCATTCCGTACGACGCGTCGAAGGGCATGACGGTCGTATCGAACGGCGTGTCCGCGACGATCAGCGGCACGCCGAAAAACAACGACGTGTTCAACGTCGCGCAGAACAAGGGCGGCACGAGCGACGGCAGCAATGCGCTCGCGATGGCCAACTTGGTATCGGCGAAGTCGCTCAACGGCGGCACCGACACGCTCACGAGTTCGTACGCGGGCTACGTGAACACGATCGGCAACCAGACCAATCAGCTCAAGGCCACGAGTTCGGCGCAGACCGCGCTGCTTTCGCAGGCGACCACGGCGCAGCAATCGGTGCAGGGCGTGAACCTGAACGAAGAAGCGGCCAACCTGATTCAGTATCAGCAGCTTTATCAAGCGAACAGCAAGGTGATTCAGACCGCCGCGACGCTGTTCCAGTCGCTGCTCGGCATGTTCAACTGA
- a CDS encoding flagellar brake protein yields MNTNHKHDVADEDIAPIVDFGRRNPLEIGVALRNLAHRGDFLTAQYGDGQIVTRLLDVDVTAHRFTFDWGGVAEQNRGVLASQKLIFNAAPEGVRVEFTTAPPRETVFDGRPAFEAEFPQVLYYMQRREYFRVEAPVLDPYICTGSLPDGERFRFEVHDLSLGGVALRTTDERVANLEMGIVIQDAELHFSANGRVTLDMMLVSHRESTTPKGDRRYTMGFKFTSMPGSAENTLQRLITQLEMKRRSLAK; encoded by the coding sequence ATGAACACCAATCACAAGCATGACGTCGCCGACGAGGATATTGCCCCGATCGTGGACTTCGGGCGGCGTAATCCGCTCGAAATCGGCGTGGCGTTGCGCAATCTCGCCCATCGCGGCGATTTCCTGACGGCGCAATATGGCGACGGGCAGATCGTGACGCGCTTGCTGGACGTCGACGTGACGGCGCATCGCTTCACCTTCGACTGGGGCGGCGTGGCCGAGCAGAATCGCGGCGTGCTAGCTTCGCAGAAGCTCATTTTCAACGCGGCGCCGGAGGGCGTGCGGGTCGAATTCACGACAGCGCCCCCGCGCGAGACCGTGTTCGACGGACGCCCGGCGTTCGAGGCGGAATTTCCTCAGGTGCTTTATTACATGCAGCGGCGCGAGTATTTCCGCGTCGAGGCGCCGGTGCTGGACCCGTATATCTGCACGGGGTCGTTGCCGGATGGCGAGCGCTTTCGCTTCGAGGTGCATGATCTTTCGCTCGGTGGCGTTGCGTTGCGGACGACCGATGAACGTGTTGCGAATCTCGAGATGGGCATCGTGATTCAGGATGCTGAGTTGCATTTCAGCGCGAATGGCAGAGTGACGCTGGATATGATGCTTGTTTCGCATCGTGAGTCGACTACGCCGAAGGGCGATCGGCGGTATACGATGGGCTTCAAGTTCACTTCCATGCCGGGGTCGGCGGAGAATACGCTGCAGCGGCTTATTACTCAGCTTGAGATGAAGCGGCGGTCTTTGGCGAAGTAG
- the flgJ gene encoding flagellar assembly peptidoglycan hydrolase FlgJ: MNSNTSGIASTALASTDTTSGFSNLSNKFALDTQGFDALRAQAGTNPQQGLKEAAKQFDAVFTQMMLKSMRDATPSDSPFESNDTKSFTSMLDQQLSQQMSSKGIGVADMMLKQLMRNAGGKTDANATGSAGAMNAMQGLGGMTGGGGDLDANAGNLAAMNAMAKAYAAAQAGKNNASLAGRGYSAADSLEPPVRGNGSDKVNAFVDRLAAPAQAASSATGIPARFIIGQAALESGWGKREIKHANGATSHNIFGIKATSNWTGKTVDSVTTEYVNGRPQKVVERFRAYDSYEEALTDYASVIKNNPRYAPVIQASRDVAGFAHGMQKAGYATDPQYAKKLISIMRQIV; encoded by the coding sequence ATGAACTCGAACACGAGCGGTATCGCCAGCACCGCGCTGGCATCGACCGATACGACGAGCGGCTTTTCGAACCTGTCGAACAAATTCGCGCTCGACACACAAGGCTTCGATGCGTTGCGCGCGCAGGCGGGCACGAATCCGCAGCAGGGGCTCAAGGAGGCCGCGAAGCAGTTCGACGCGGTCTTCACGCAGATGATGCTCAAGAGCATGCGTGACGCGACGCCTTCCGACAGCCCGTTCGAATCGAACGATACGAAGTCGTTCACGTCGATGCTCGATCAGCAGTTGTCGCAGCAGATGTCGTCGAAGGGTATCGGCGTCGCGGACATGATGCTCAAGCAGCTTATGCGCAACGCAGGCGGCAAGACCGACGCGAACGCCACGGGCAGCGCCGGTGCAATGAACGCGATGCAGGGACTCGGCGGCATGACGGGCGGCGGCGGCGACCTCGACGCGAACGCGGGCAATCTCGCCGCGATGAACGCGATGGCGAAGGCTTACGCGGCGGCGCAGGCGGGCAAGAACAACGCGTCGCTCGCCGGGCGCGGCTATTCGGCGGCGGATTCGCTCGAACCGCCCGTGCGCGGCAACGGCTCGGACAAGGTCAACGCGTTCGTCGACAGACTGGCCGCACCGGCGCAAGCTGCAAGCTCGGCGACGGGCATTCCGGCGCGCTTCATCATCGGCCAGGCGGCGCTCGAATCCGGCTGGGGCAAGCGCGAGATCAAGCACGCGAACGGCGCGACGAGCCACAACATCTTCGGCATCAAGGCGACGAGCAACTGGACCGGCAAGACGGTCGATTCGGTGACGACGGAATACGTCAACGGCCGTCCGCAGAAGGTCGTGGAGCGTTTCCGCGCCTACGATTCGTACGAGGAAGCGCTGACCGACTACGCGAGCGTGATCAAGAACAACCCGCGTTATGCGCCGGTGATTCAGGCTTCGCGCGATGTCGCGGGCTTCGCGCACGGCATGCAGAAGGCCGGTTACGCGACCGATCCGCAGTACGCGAAGAAGCTCATTTCGATCATGCGTCAGATCGTCTGA